A part of Rhopalosiphum maidis isolate BTI-1 chromosome 3, ASM367621v3, whole genome shotgun sequence genomic DNA contains:
- the LOC113557866 gene encoding HVA22-like protein k: MALMMLEPVYQTYKGLEATETGGEGLDPAEWRRLLVHWIVYGAFRAVESLARPWVPFYNVVKIGAIVWMRAGGSEMVYQTIIRPFLAENEPAIDEWIDQINRTRDTVMAATSVLSAAVTADPDAVDDGVPEDTVLPDPVLVTSAPVGSAPVSPAPAVSPEAEEVKKRKNK; the protein is encoded by the coding sequence ATGGCACTGATGATGTTGGAACCGGTGTATCAGACGTACAAGGGACTGGAGGCGACCGAGACGGGCGGCGAGGGACTCGACCCGGCCGAGTGGCGGCGGCTGCTCGTCCACTGGATCGTGTACGGGGCGTTCCGGGCGGTGGAGAGCCTGGCCCGGCCGTGGGTGCCGTTCTACAACGTGGTCAAAATTGGGGCCATCGTGTGGATGCGCGCAGGCGGCTCGGAGATGGTGTACCAGACGATCATCCGGCCGTTCCTGGCCGAAAACGAACCGGCCATCGACGAGTGGATAGACCAGATAAACCGCACTCGAGACACGGTGATGGCCGCCACATCGGTGCTCAGCGCCGCTGTCACCGCCGATCCGGACGCGGTCGACGATGGCGTGCCGGAGGACACGGTGCTGCCTGACCCGGTGCTCGTCACTTCGGCGCCAGTCGGTTCCGCGCCCGTAAGTCCAGCGCCCGCGGTCAGTCCCGAGGCGGAGGAAGTTAAAAAGcggaagaataaataa